From Variovorax sp. PMC12, the proteins below share one genomic window:
- a CDS encoding dienelactone hydrolase family protein: MSLDDSRSDFDSLRPGESTGQGATRRTALKAAIGVGYAAAVLPVAAQTAVATSSEGLKAGPIKYTVNGFEVPAYAAAPEGKTGLPVILVIQEIFGVHEYIADTCRRFARLGYLAIAPELYARQGDPRGYTDIPKLQADIVTKVPDAQVMADLDGALAYAKAHGGDTSKAGITGFCWGGRITWLYAATGKVKAGVAWYGRLVGQASELTPKHPVDIAASLQAPVLGLYGGKDQGIPLDTVDKMKAALANGTPAAKASSFVVYPEAGHAFHADYRPSYLKSAADDGWQRATAWFKANGVA; the protein is encoded by the coding sequence ATGTCCCTTGACGACAGCCGTTCCGACTTCGACTCGCTTCGCCCCGGCGAGAGCACAGGGCAGGGCGCCACGCGCCGCACCGCGCTCAAGGCCGCCATCGGCGTGGGCTATGCCGCGGCCGTGCTGCCGGTCGCCGCGCAGACAGCCGTCGCCACATCGTCCGAGGGCCTGAAGGCCGGCCCGATCAAGTACACCGTCAACGGCTTCGAGGTGCCAGCCTATGCGGCGGCGCCCGAGGGCAAGACCGGCCTGCCGGTGATCCTCGTCATCCAGGAAATCTTCGGGGTGCACGAATACATCGCCGACACCTGCCGCCGCTTCGCCAGGCTGGGCTACCTGGCCATTGCGCCGGAGCTCTACGCGCGCCAGGGCGATCCGCGCGGCTACACCGACATCCCCAAGCTGCAGGCCGACATCGTCACCAAGGTGCCCGACGCCCAGGTCATGGCCGACCTCGACGGCGCGCTGGCCTATGCCAAGGCCCACGGCGGCGACACCAGCAAGGCCGGCATCACCGGCTTCTGCTGGGGCGGGCGCATCACCTGGCTCTATGCCGCGACCGGCAAGGTCAAGGCGGGCGTGGCGTGGTACGGCCGGCTGGTCGGCCAGGCCAGCGAACTGACCCCGAAGCACCCCGTCGACATCGCCGCCAGCCTGCAGGCGCCGGTGCTCGGCCTGTACGGCGGAAAAGATCAGGGGATCCCCCTTGACACGGTTGATAAGATGAAAGCTGCTCTGGCCAATGGGACTCCGGCGGCCAAGGCTTCGAGCTTCGTCGTGTACCCCGAAGCAGGCCACGCGTTCCATGCCGACTACCGCCCCAGCTACCTCAAGAGCGCGGCGGACGACGGCTGGCAACGCGCCACGGCCTGGTTCAAAGCCAATGGCGTCGCCTGA
- a CDS encoding ZIP family metal transporter, with amino-acid sequence MNLIVIIVATLVAGIGSVWLAALLLKVGVRSGSGGVNPQHLLSLAAGALLATAFMHLLPEAFESGIEPALLFAVLLFGLVFFFLLDKAELWHHGHEHHHGGGADAHAGHDHGHDHGHSHGHAHSHDNTPRTGGWAVLTGDSVHCFGDGILIASAFTADIRLGLVAAIAVLAHEIPHHIGDLVVLRQSSANQRAALVKVSLAGTMTTLGGIVGWWLVDQLHGWLPYFLVLAGSSFVYVALADLIPQLQKRLPARQTAAQILWLAAGIVLVTGVSRLAHGEHGHDHGHNDPGHGEHGHVHKD; translated from the coding sequence ATGAATTTGATAGTCATCATCGTGGCAACCCTGGTTGCCGGTATCGGGAGCGTCTGGCTCGCGGCCCTGTTGCTGAAAGTGGGCGTGCGCAGTGGTTCGGGCGGCGTCAACCCGCAGCACCTGCTGAGCCTCGCGGCGGGCGCGCTGCTTGCCACCGCCTTCATGCATCTCCTGCCCGAAGCCTTCGAAAGCGGCATCGAGCCCGCGCTGCTGTTCGCGGTGCTGCTGTTCGGGCTGGTCTTCTTCTTCCTGCTCGACAAGGCCGAGCTGTGGCACCACGGCCATGAACACCACCACGGCGGCGGGGCCGACGCGCATGCGGGGCACGACCATGGCCACGATCACGGGCACTCTCACGGCCATGCCCACAGCCACGACAACACGCCGCGCACAGGCGGCTGGGCCGTGCTGACCGGCGACAGCGTGCACTGCTTCGGCGACGGCATCCTGATCGCCTCGGCCTTCACCGCAGACATCCGCCTGGGCCTGGTGGCAGCCATCGCCGTGCTGGCGCACGAGATTCCCCACCACATCGGCGACCTCGTGGTGCTGCGCCAGAGTTCGGCCAACCAGCGCGCGGCGCTGGTGAAGGTGTCGCTCGCCGGCACCATGACCACGCTCGGCGGCATCGTGGGCTGGTGGCTGGTCGACCAGTTGCACGGCTGGCTGCCGTACTTCCTGGTGCTGGCCGGCAGCAGCTTCGTCTACGTGGCGCTGGCCGACCTGATTCCGCAGTTGCAGAAGCGCCTGCCGGCCCGCCAGACGGCGGCGCAGATCCTGTGGCTGGCCGCGGGCATCGTGCTGGTCACCGGCGTGAGCCGGCTGGCCCACGGCGAGCATGGCCACGATCACGGCCACAACGACCCCGGGCACGGCGAACACGGCCACGTGCACAAGGACTGA
- a CDS encoding M20/M25/M40 family metallo-hydrolase, with amino-acid sequence MKFPHRKFLHTAVFAVCAATLGTAFAAPDARIAALAAKEKPALLETLKDLVSIESGSRDLEGLEKISNLIADRFKALGGEVELIDPSAEAYRMEDTPEKMGRVVRATFKGTGKKKILLIAHMDTVYTIGMLNKQPFRVEGDKAYGLGIADDKQGIAVITHIVSMLQAMKFKEYGTLTVLINGDEEISSPGARALITRMGAEHDAVMSFEGAYVKEDKLSLATAGIASVTLHVAGKASHAGSAPELGVNALYELSHQILQMRDLSDPATGLKMNWTISKSGSNRNVIPASATAGADVRVLKVSDYDRIEQQVNERVKKQLIPEAKVQLNFERRRPPLEATDASRAMARHAQQIYKDELGLPLGADDKAAGGGTDAAFAALKTKAPVIERFGLQGFGAHSADAEYVLVDSIEPRLYLGTRMVMDIARSKTANGN; translated from the coding sequence ATGAAATTCCCGCATCGCAAGTTCCTGCACACCGCCGTCTTTGCCGTCTGCGCCGCCACGCTCGGCACCGCCTTCGCCGCGCCGGACGCCCGCATCGCTGCGCTCGCCGCCAAGGAAAAGCCGGCGCTGCTCGAGACGCTGAAAGACCTGGTCTCCATCGAGTCGGGCAGCCGCGACCTCGAAGGGCTCGAGAAAATCTCGAACCTCATCGCCGACAGGTTCAAGGCGCTGGGCGGCGAGGTCGAACTGATCGACCCCAGCGCCGAGGCCTACCGCATGGAAGACACGCCCGAGAAGATGGGCCGCGTGGTGCGCGCCACCTTCAAGGGCACCGGCAAGAAGAAGATCCTGCTGATCGCGCACATGGACACGGTCTACACCATCGGCATGCTCAACAAGCAGCCGTTCCGCGTCGAGGGCGACAAGGCCTACGGCCTGGGCATCGCCGACGACAAGCAGGGCATTGCCGTCATCACGCACATCGTGTCGATGCTGCAGGCGATGAAGTTCAAGGAATACGGCACGCTCACCGTGCTGATCAACGGCGACGAGGAAATCAGCTCGCCGGGCGCCCGTGCGCTCATCACGCGCATGGGCGCGGAGCACGACGCGGTCATGTCCTTCGAGGGCGCCTACGTCAAGGAAGACAAGCTCTCGCTTGCGACGGCCGGCATTGCCTCGGTCACGCTGCATGTCGCGGGCAAGGCCTCGCACGCGGGCTCCGCGCCCGAGCTGGGCGTGAACGCGCTTTACGAGCTGTCGCACCAGATCCTGCAGATGCGCGACCTGTCCGACCCGGCCACGGGCCTCAAGATGAACTGGACCATCTCGAAGTCGGGCAGCAACCGCAACGTGATTCCGGCCAGCGCCACCGCCGGCGCCGACGTGCGCGTGCTCAAGGTCAGCGACTACGACCGCATCGAGCAGCAGGTGAACGAGCGCGTGAAGAAGCAGCTGATTCCCGAAGCCAAGGTCCAGCTGAATTTCGAACGCCGCCGTCCGCCGCTGGAAGCCACGGACGCCTCGCGCGCCATGGCCCGCCATGCGCAGCAGATCTACAAGGACGAGCTCGGCCTGCCGCTGGGCGCGGACGACAAGGCCGCCGGCGGCGGCACCGACGCGGCCTTCGCGGCGCTGAAGACCAAGGCGCCCGTCATCGAGCGCTTCGGCCTGCAGGGCTTCGGCGCGCACTCGGCCGATGCAGAGTACGTGCTGGTCGACTCCATCGAGCCGCGCCTGTACTTGGGCACGCGCATGGTGATGGACATCGCCCGCAGCAAAACAGCTAACGGCAACTGA
- a CDS encoding transporter substrate-binding domain-containing protein yields the protein MKSSSLMASMAAAVLFAGTGAQAADTLAKIAESGKITLAYRESSVPFSYLDGPGKPIGFSVELSNAVVEAVKKKLNKPNLQVALMPVTSQNRIPLITNGTIDLECGSTTNNTARSKDVAFAINHFYTGTRLLVKKSSKIKDYADLAKKTVASTTGTTNVLVMRKYNIEKNLGMNIVLGKDHADSFLLLESDRAVAFAMDDVLLFGLISNAKTPSDFEVVGESLQVEPYACMLPKDDPAFKKVVDDTFAAMMKSGEFEKLYDKWFMQPIPPKNLPLNLPMSPQLKENLKALSDKPAI from the coding sequence ATGAAATCCTCTTCACTGATGGCTTCCATGGCCGCGGCGGTGCTCTTTGCCGGCACCGGCGCGCAAGCCGCCGACACGCTCGCCAAGATCGCCGAGTCCGGCAAGATCACGCTCGCCTACCGCGAGTCTTCGGTGCCTTTCAGCTACCTCGACGGCCCCGGCAAGCCGATCGGGTTTTCCGTCGAGCTTTCGAATGCCGTGGTCGAGGCGGTGAAGAAGAAACTGAACAAGCCCAACCTGCAAGTGGCGCTGATGCCCGTCACCTCGCAGAACCGCATTCCGCTGATCACCAACGGCACCATCGACCTGGAGTGCGGCTCCACCACCAACAACACCGCGCGCAGCAAGGACGTGGCCTTCGCCATCAATCATTTCTATACGGGCACGCGGCTGCTGGTGAAGAAGTCCTCGAAGATCAAGGACTACGCCGACCTTGCAAAGAAGACCGTGGCCAGCACCACCGGCACGACCAACGTGCTGGTCATGCGCAAGTACAACATCGAGAAGAACCTCGGCATGAACATCGTGCTGGGCAAGGACCACGCGGATTCGTTCCTGCTGCTGGAGAGCGACCGCGCCGTGGCCTTCGCGATGGACGACGTCCTGCTGTTCGGCCTGATCTCCAACGCGAAGACGCCTTCGGACTTCGAGGTGGTGGGCGAGTCGCTGCAGGTCGAGCCCTATGCCTGCATGCTGCCCAAGGACGACCCGGCGTTCAAGAAAGTGGTCGACGACACCTTCGCCGCCATGATGAAGAGCGGCGAATTCGAGAAGCTCTACGACAAATGGTTCATGCAGCCGATTCCGCCGAAGAACCTGCCGCTGAACCTGCCGATGAGCCCGCAGCTGAAGGAAAACCTGAAAGCCTTGAGCGACAAGCCAGCCATTTGA
- a CDS encoding D-amino acid dehydrogenase — protein MHVCVLGAGIVGLATAWQLERQGHQVTVIDRATPGAGASGGNGAQLSYSYVQPLADPSIWKQLPKLLLSPTSPLKLRPQLDPLQWRWGMAFLAACNAQTSQRTTAQLLALAAESRAGFEAMRADISPDCDFSATGKLVLYASAASLAGARAQLELQRAMGSEQRLVTPDECVAIEPALAGYRARMAGAVYTPSECAADCLKVCAELMRALSARGVRFMLGTDVHGFARNGERIAAVRTGNGDVEAEAFVMALGTASHRLGRLLGAYLPVYPLKGYSITVDVDPAPGAAPRVNVTDSARKVVFARIGSRLRVAGMAELVGHDARIPATRIETLEAATRALFPHASRFEALHPWTGMRPATPTGLPIIGRLDSAPSNMLFNTGHGALGFTLAFGSAQRIARALAD, from the coding sequence ATGCATGTGTGTGTGCTCGGTGCCGGCATCGTGGGCCTGGCCACGGCCTGGCAGTTGGAACGCCAGGGCCACCAGGTCACGGTGATCGATCGCGCGACGCCGGGAGCCGGGGCCAGCGGCGGCAACGGCGCGCAGCTCAGCTATTCCTACGTGCAGCCGCTGGCCGACCCGTCGATCTGGAAGCAGCTGCCCAAGCTGCTGCTCTCTCCCACTTCGCCGCTCAAGCTGCGGCCGCAGCTCGATCCGCTGCAGTGGCGCTGGGGCATGGCGTTCCTGGCCGCCTGCAACGCGCAAACCTCGCAGCGCACCACGGCGCAGCTGCTGGCGCTGGCGGCCGAAAGCCGCGCGGGCTTCGAGGCGATGCGGGCCGACATCTCGCCCGACTGCGATTTCTCGGCCACCGGCAAGCTGGTGCTGTATGCGAGTGCGGCATCGCTGGCAGGCGCGCGTGCGCAGCTGGAGCTGCAGCGCGCCATGGGCAGCGAACAGCGGCTGGTGACGCCCGACGAGTGCGTCGCCATCGAACCCGCCCTGGCAGGCTATCGGGCGCGCATGGCTGGCGCTGTCTACACGCCGAGCGAGTGCGCCGCAGACTGCCTCAAGGTATGCGCCGAGCTGATGCGCGCCTTGAGCGCACGCGGCGTGCGCTTCATGCTCGGCACCGACGTGCACGGCTTCGCGCGCAACGGCGAGCGCATCGCCGCCGTGCGCACCGGCAATGGCGACGTGGAGGCCGAAGCCTTCGTGATGGCGCTGGGCACCGCCTCGCACAGGCTGGGCCGCCTGCTCGGTGCCTACCTGCCGGTGTATCCGCTCAAGGGCTACAGCATCACGGTCGATGTCGACCCCGCACCCGGCGCGGCGCCGCGCGTGAACGTGACGGACAGCGCACGCAAGGTGGTGTTCGCGCGCATCGGCTCGCGCCTGCGCGTGGCGGGCATGGCCGAGCTGGTGGGGCATGACGCGCGCATTCCGGCCACGCGCATCGAGACGCTGGAGGCCGCGACACGCGCCCTCTTCCCGCACGCGAGCCGCTTCGAAGCATTGCACCCCTGGACCGGCATGCGCCCCGCCACGCCGACGGGCCTGCCGATCATCGGCCGGCTGGATAGCGCGCCGTCGAACATGCTGTTCAATACCGGCCACGGCGCGCTGGGGTTCACGCTGGCCTTCGGTTCCGCGCAGCGGATCGCGCGGGCGCTGGCGGATTGA
- a CDS encoding LysR family transcriptional regulator, which produces MRLRHIEVFNAIMLTGSVSAAARLINITQPAVSRTLQHAELQLGFPLFQRAKGRLTPTTEALTLYPHIERLFAQLDEVQRLAANLRTAGDSGELRILSVLALSYEILPRALKAFREQYPGYAITVESLHSPQIMSALLLQEADVGFAFSPAVHPSLTQESLADSRMVCIAPKGMLPRALLRNGSVALHDLVDRPVIGLDSRDPVGTSLSQACRQAGVGFQQAVVTVQTYHAALAMAHHGIGIALIDGCTARSADREKVDVLTLEPHIPVPIRALRFAGRPDSVVVRGITRCMQQALQDAV; this is translated from the coding sequence ATGCGCCTGCGCCACATCGAAGTCTTCAACGCGATCATGCTCACCGGCAGCGTGAGCGCGGCGGCGCGGCTCATCAACATCACGCAGCCGGCGGTCAGCCGCACCTTGCAGCATGCGGAACTGCAGCTGGGCTTTCCGCTGTTCCAGCGCGCCAAGGGGCGGCTGACGCCGACCACCGAGGCGCTCACGCTGTATCCGCACATCGAGCGGCTGTTCGCGCAGCTCGACGAGGTGCAGCGGCTTGCCGCCAACCTGCGCACGGCCGGCGACTCGGGCGAGCTGCGCATCCTGAGCGTGCTGGCGCTGAGCTACGAGATCCTGCCGCGCGCGCTCAAGGCCTTTCGCGAGCAGTACCCGGGCTATGCGATCACGGTCGAGTCGCTGCACTCGCCGCAGATCATGTCGGCGCTGCTGCTGCAGGAGGCCGACGTGGGCTTTGCGTTCAGCCCGGCGGTGCATCCTTCGCTCACGCAGGAGTCGCTGGCCGACAGCCGCATGGTGTGCATCGCGCCCAAGGGCATGCTGCCGCGCGCGCTGCTGCGCAACGGCTCGGTGGCGCTGCACGACCTGGTCGACCGGCCGGTGATCGGCCTGGACAGCCGCGACCCCGTCGGCACCAGCCTGAGCCAGGCCTGCCGGCAGGCCGGCGTGGGCTTCCAGCAGGCGGTGGTGACGGTGCAGACCTACCACGCGGCGCTGGCCATGGCGCATCACGGCATCGGCATTGCGCTGATCGACGGCTGCACCGCGCGCTCGGCCGACCGCGAGAAGGTCGACGTGCTCACGCTGGAGCCGCACATCCCGGTGCCGATCAGAGCCCTGCGCTTCGCGGGGCGGCCCGATTCGGTGGTGGTGCGCGGCATCACGCGCTGCATGCAGCAGGCGCTGCAGGACGCCGTCTAG
- a CDS encoding aspartate/glutamate racemase family protein → MVSTNVVGILGGMGPAAGADFVRLFVQACAQQMRARGEPVRDQSFPEHWLAQVPVPDRTDALASTEQGAHQPLEPMLQALGRLAALGSRAVAIACNTAHAWHASLQERFPQVELLHMARETARQLSAQGASGVALMATEGTYRVRLYEQALADVGLHCHIPLAEERRTITRGIFDGVKAGNMALAEQCFSEVALRLADRHGPVTIVMGCTEVPLGLQGSAAVAGLDLIDPAQVLAAALARRAYGIDQPH, encoded by the coding sequence ATGGTTTCGACGAACGTTGTCGGCATTCTTGGGGGCATGGGCCCCGCGGCGGGCGCCGATTTCGTCCGGCTCTTCGTGCAGGCCTGCGCGCAGCAGATGCGCGCGCGCGGCGAGCCGGTGCGCGACCAGTCCTTTCCCGAACACTGGCTCGCGCAGGTGCCGGTGCCCGACCGCACCGACGCGCTGGCCTCCACCGAGCAGGGCGCGCACCAGCCGCTGGAGCCGATGCTGCAGGCGCTGGGCCGGCTGGCCGCGCTGGGCAGCCGGGCCGTGGCCATCGCCTGCAACACCGCGCACGCCTGGCATGCCAGCCTGCAGGAGCGCTTTCCGCAGGTCGAGCTGCTGCACATGGCGCGCGAGACCGCGCGGCAGCTGTCGGCGCAGGGCGCGAGCGGCGTGGCGCTGATGGCCACCGAGGGCACTTACCGCGTGCGCCTTTATGAGCAGGCGCTGGCCGACGTGGGGCTGCACTGCCACATCCCACTGGCGGAAGAGCGCCGGACCATCACGCGCGGCATCTTCGACGGCGTGAAGGCCGGCAACATGGCGCTGGCCGAGCAGTGCTTTTCCGAAGTTGCGCTGCGCCTGGCGGATCGCCACGGACCTGTGACCATCGTCATGGGCTGCACCGAAGTGCCGCTGGGCCTGCAGGGCTCGGCTGCCGTGGCCGGGCTCGACCTGATCGATCCGGCGCAGGTGCTTGCCGCCGCGCTGGCGCGCCGCGCCTACGGCATCGACCAACCCCACTGA
- a CDS encoding homoserine kinase has translation MAVFTEVDFGEADALVRRLGLGPLRELRGIEGGIENTNYFATTESGEFVLTLFERLSAEQLPYYLCLMKHLASAGLPVPAPVAEPPAPEKAARKGPSPAAGTAEAACDLLHTVAGKPAAVVQKLSGRSELAPGPAHCAELGAMLARMHLAGRDYPRIQPNLRGLPWWNETVPVVLPYIEESQATLLRAELAYQNHVAESSAYAALPRGPVHADMFRDNVMFATGDNDDRAPPRLTGVFDFYFAGTDTWLFDLAVCLNDWAIDLPSGRHDAERSEALLSAYETVRPLNAAERALLPAMLRAAALRFWISRLWDFHLPREASMLKPHDPAHFERVLRDRATHPHAMAQALAPLMAA, from the coding sequence ATGGCAGTTTTTACCGAAGTCGATTTCGGCGAGGCAGACGCGCTCGTCCGACGCCTGGGCCTGGGCCCGCTGCGCGAGCTGCGCGGCATCGAGGGCGGCATCGAGAACACCAACTACTTCGCGACCACCGAGTCCGGCGAGTTCGTGCTCACGCTGTTCGAGCGGCTGAGCGCCGAGCAGCTCCCCTACTACCTCTGCCTGATGAAGCACCTGGCGAGCGCCGGCCTGCCGGTGCCCGCGCCCGTGGCCGAGCCGCCAGCGCCCGAGAAGGCCGCCAGGAAGGGGCCGTCCCCCGCCGCAGGCACCGCTGAAGCCGCATGCGACCTGCTGCACACCGTCGCAGGAAAGCCGGCCGCGGTGGTCCAGAAGCTTTCCGGCCGCAGCGAGCTGGCGCCCGGCCCCGCCCACTGCGCCGAACTCGGCGCGATGCTCGCGCGCATGCACCTCGCGGGCCGCGACTACCCCCGCATCCAGCCCAACCTGCGCGGCCTTCCCTGGTGGAACGAGACCGTGCCGGTGGTGCTGCCGTATATCGAGGAATCGCAGGCGACGCTGCTGCGCGCCGAGCTGGCCTACCAGAACCACGTCGCCGAATCGTCGGCCTATGCGGCGCTGCCGCGCGGGCCTGTGCATGCCGACATGTTCCGGGACAACGTCATGTTCGCAACCGGCGACAACGACGATCGCGCCCCGCCCCGCCTGACCGGCGTGTTCGACTTCTATTTCGCCGGCACCGACACCTGGCTGTTCGACCTGGCCGTGTGCCTGAACGACTGGGCCATCGACCTGCCGAGCGGCCGGCACGACGCCGAGCGTTCCGAGGCCCTGCTGTCCGCCTACGAAACCGTGCGCCCGCTGAACGCGGCCGAGCGCGCGCTGCTGCCCGCGATGCTGCGCGCCGCCGCGCTGCGCTTCTGGATCTCCCGCCTCTGGGACTTCCACCTGCCGCGCGAGGCGAGCATGCTCAAGCCCCACGACCCCGCGCATTTCGAGCGCGTGCTGCGCGACCGCGCCACCCACCCGCATGCCATGGCCCAGGCGCTCGCGCCGCTCATGGCAGCCTGA
- the polA gene encoding DNA polymerase I: MTDKKTLLLVDGSSYLYRAFHAMPDLRAVPGDPKSPATGAIRGMINMMTALRREVRADYAACIFDAPGKTFRDDWYPEYKANRSPMPDDLRSQIDPIHEVVRLLGWPVLSVPDVEADDVIGTLAKIAAAQGIEVIVSSGDKDLSQLVDEHITIIDTMNGKKRDVAGVTAEFGVPPHLMVDYQTLVGDSVDNVPGVPKVGPKTAAKWLLEYGSLDALVERAAEVKGAAGENLRGALDKLPLSKRLVTIRTDCDLDGHVAGLPSLESLPVGAPQTAELKPFYEKFGFKSLVKTLEAQEVPPELIEESIKKKKAGAKAGKDQGGLFDEPADMSALEAAAPASNLKYDTVMTWEQFDAWLARLEASELAAIDTETTSLDEMVAQIVGVSFSVTPGEAAYIPLAHNYPDAPQQLPIDEVLARLKPWLENGDKKKLGQHIKYDRHVFANHGIEVQGYAHDTMLQSYVLEVHKPHGLSSLAERHLGRSGISYEDLCGKGAHQIPFSQVDIAKAAEYSCEDSDQTLDVHNTLWPQLERDEKLRFIYQLEMDSSEALYRIERNGVLIDAPTLASQSHELGTRIMALEQEAYDIAGQPFNLGSPKQIGEIFFTKLGLPVIKKTPSGAPSTDEEVLEKLAEDYPLPAKILEHRGLSKLKGTYTDKLGQLANPRTGRVHTHYAQAVAVTGRLSSNDPNLQNIPIRTPEGRRVREAFVAPAGSVIASADYSQIELRIMAHISGDESLLRAFTEGIDVHRATAAEVFGSTPGEVSSEQRRYAKVINFGLIYGMSSFGLARNLGIETKAAASYIERYFARYPGVKAYMDETKALAKEQGYVETVFGRRLYLPEINSPNGPRRGGAERAAINAPMQGTAADLIKLSMVKVQNVLDEEKRGTKMIMQVHDELVFEVPEAEVEWVRTEIPRIMAGVAALKVPLLAEIGVGPNWDKAH; encoded by the coding sequence ATGACCGACAAGAAAACGCTGCTGCTCGTGGATGGCTCGAGCTACCTCTACCGTGCCTTCCATGCCATGCCCGACCTTCGGGCCGTGCCCGGCGACCCGAAGAGCCCGGCCACCGGCGCCATCCGGGGAATGATCAACATGATGACCGCGCTGCGCCGCGAGGTCCGCGCCGACTACGCGGCCTGCATCTTCGACGCGCCCGGCAAGACTTTCCGCGACGACTGGTACCCCGAATACAAGGCCAACCGCTCGCCCATGCCCGACGACTTGCGCAGCCAGATCGACCCCATCCACGAGGTGGTCAGGCTGCTCGGCTGGCCCGTGCTCAGCGTGCCCGACGTGGAGGCCGACGACGTGATCGGCACGCTCGCCAAGATCGCCGCCGCGCAGGGCATCGAGGTGATCGTCTCCAGCGGCGACAAGGACCTGAGCCAGCTGGTCGACGAGCACATCACCATCATCGACACCATGAACGGCAAGAAGCGCGACGTGGCCGGCGTGACGGCCGAGTTCGGCGTGCCGCCGCACTTGATGGTCGACTACCAGACGCTGGTGGGCGACTCCGTCGACAACGTGCCCGGCGTGCCCAAGGTCGGTCCCAAGACGGCGGCCAAGTGGCTGCTGGAATACGGCTCGCTCGACGCGCTGGTCGAACGCGCCGCTGAAGTGAAGGGCGCCGCCGGCGAAAACCTCCGCGGCGCGCTCGACAAGCTGCCGCTGAGCAAGCGCCTGGTCACGATCCGCACCGACTGCGACCTCGACGGCCACGTCGCCGGGCTGCCGTCGCTCGAAAGCCTGCCGGTCGGCGCGCCGCAGACGGCCGAGCTCAAGCCCTTCTACGAGAAGTTCGGCTTCAAGAGCCTTGTGAAGACGCTCGAGGCGCAGGAAGTGCCGCCCGAGCTGATCGAGGAAAGCATCAAGAAGAAGAAAGCCGGCGCCAAGGCCGGCAAGGACCAGGGCGGCCTGTTCGACGAGCCCGCCGACATGTCGGCGCTGGAGGCGGCGGCTCCCGCGAGCAATCTCAAGTACGACACCGTCATGACCTGGGAGCAGTTCGATGCGTGGCTTGCCAGGCTGGAGGCATCGGAGCTGGCCGCCATCGACACCGAGACCACCTCGCTCGACGAGATGGTCGCGCAGATCGTCGGCGTGAGCTTCAGCGTCACGCCCGGCGAGGCGGCCTACATTCCGCTCGCGCACAACTATCCCGACGCGCCCCAGCAGCTGCCCATCGACGAAGTGCTCGCCAGGCTCAAGCCCTGGCTGGAGAACGGCGACAAGAAGAAGCTCGGCCAGCACATCAAGTACGACCGCCACGTGTTCGCCAACCATGGCATCGAGGTGCAGGGCTATGCGCACGACACCATGCTGCAGAGCTACGTGCTCGAAGTGCACAAGCCGCACGGCCTGTCGAGCCTGGCCGAGCGCCACCTGGGCCGCAGCGGCATCTCGTACGAAGACCTGTGCGGCAAGGGTGCGCACCAGATCCCGTTCAGCCAGGTCGACATCGCCAAGGCTGCCGAATACTCGTGCGAGGACAGTGACCAGACGCTCGACGTCCACAACACCCTCTGGCCCCAGCTGGAGCGCGACGAAAAGCTGCGCTTCATCTACCAGCTCGAAATGGATTCGAGCGAGGCGCTCTACCGCATCGAGCGCAACGGCGTGCTGATCGACGCGCCCACGCTGGCCTCGCAGAGCCACGAACTCGGCACGCGCATCATGGCGCTCGAGCAGGAGGCCTACGACATCGCCGGGCAGCCTTTCAACCTCGGCTCGCCCAAGCAGATCGGCGAGATCTTCTTCACCAAGCTGGGCCTGCCCGTGATCAAGAAGACGCCGAGCGGCGCGCCCAGCACCGACGAGGAAGTGCTCGAGAAACTGGCCGAGGACTACCCGCTGCCCGCCAAGATCCTCGAGCACCGAGGCCTGTCGAAGCTCAAGGGCACCTACACCGACAAGCTGGGACAGCTCGCCAATCCGCGCACCGGCCGCGTGCACACGCACTATGCGCAGGCCGTGGCCGTCACCGGGCGCCTGAGCAGCAACGACCCCAACCTGCAGAATATCCCGATCCGCACGCCCGAAGGCCGCCGCGTGCGCGAGGCTTTCGTGGCGCCCGCCGGCAGCGTGATCGCCAGCGCCGACTACTCGCAGATCGAGCTGCGCATCATGGCCCACATCAGCGGCGACGAGTCGCTGCTGCGCGCGTTCACCGAAGGCATCGACGTGCACCGCGCCACGGCGGCCGAGGTGTTCGGCTCCACGCCGGGCGAGGTGTCGAGCGAGCAGCGCCGCTATGCCAAGGTCATCAACTTCGGGCTGATCTACGGCATGAGCAGCTTCGGGCTGGCCAGGAACCTCGGCATCGAGACCAAGGCCGCGGCGTCCTACATCGAACGCTACTTCGCGCGCTACCCGGGCGTGAAGGCCTACATGGACGAGACCAAGGCGCTGGCCAAGGAGCAGGGCTACGTGGAGACCGTGTTCGGCCGGCGCCTGTACCTGCCCGAGATCAACTCGCCCAACGGCCCGCGCCGCGGCGGCGCCGAGCGCGCGGCCATCAACGCGCCGATGCAGGGCACGGCGGCCGACCTCATCAAGCTCAGCATGGTGAAGGTACAGAACGTGCTTGACGAAGAGAAGCGCGGCACGAAGATGATCATGCAGGTGCACGACGAACTGGTGTTCGAAGTGCCCGAGGCAGAGGTCGAATGGGTGCGCACGGAAATCCCGCGCATCATGGCCGGCGTTGCCGCGCTGAAGGTGCCGCTGCTCGCCGAGATCGGCGTCGGCCCCAACTGGGACAAGGCGCATTGA